From Topomyia yanbarensis strain Yona2022 chromosome 1, ASM3024719v1, whole genome shotgun sequence, one genomic window encodes:
- the LOC131676048 gene encoding uncharacterized protein LOC131676048 — MVLINNRKVVQQARFSVGECIINSKWEVRLLGVIIDNQLSFNNHIDHARGRAVKVISVLSHNLAISSNKKQLLASVSTSVHRYAGPASVAALQTKRNKCRLNSTFRLMAVRVSSAYRTISSQAAFVIAGTIPINLLLEEDSEC; from the coding sequence ATGGTTTTGATAAATAATCGAAAGGTAGTGCAGCAGGCAAGATTTTCGGTCGGAGAGTGTATCATCAACTCAAAGTGGGAAGTTAGACTTCTGGGAGTAATAATAGACAACCAGTTAAGCTTTAATAACCACATCGACCATGCACGCGGAAGGGCCGTAAAAGTGATCTCGGTACTGTCTCACAATTTAGCGATCAGCAGCAATAAAAAGCAACTACTGGCGAGTGTTTCCACATCGGTGCACAGATACGCAGGACCTGCTTCGGTGGCGGCACTGCAGACGAAGAGGAACAAATGTCGGCTGAACAGCACGTTCAGGCTGATGGCCGTGCGGGTGTCTAGCGCTTATCGAACTATCTCGTCACAGGCAGCGTTCGTGATAGCTGGAACGATTCCCATAAACCTTCTACTCGAAGAAGATAGCGAGTGTTAA